In Chroicocephalus ridibundus chromosome 12, bChrRid1.1, whole genome shotgun sequence, a single genomic region encodes these proteins:
- the LOC134522417 gene encoding olfactory receptor 14A16-like, with protein sequence MSNSSSITQFLLLAFADTRELQLLHFWLFLGIYLAALLGNGLIITAVAWDHHLHTPMYFFLLNLSVLDLGFISTTLPKSMNNSLWDTRTISSSGCASQLFFFLFFMAAEYFLLTVMAYDRYVAICKPLHYGTLLGSRACVPMAAAAWGSGFLTALLHTANTFSLPLCQGNAIYQFFCEIPQILKLSCSHAYLREVGLLVVSVCLGFGCFVFIVVSYVQIFRAVLRIPSEQGRRKAFSTCLPHLAAVSLLVSTAVFAHLKPPFLSSPSLDLVTAVLYSVVPPAVNPFIYSMRNQQLKDAVWKLITVCFQKH encoded by the coding sequence atgtccaacagcagctccatcacccagttcctcctcctggcattcgcagacacgcgggagctgcagctcttgcacttctggctcttcctgggcatctacctggctgccctccttggcaacggcctcatcatcaccgccgtAGCCTGGGACCatcacctccacacccccatgtacttcttcctcctcaacctctctgttcttgacctgggcttcatctccaccactctccccaaatccATGAACAATTCCCTCTGGGATACAAGGACCATTTCCTCCTCAGGATGTGCttcccagctttttttctttttgttttttatggcagctgagtattttcttctcaccgtcatggcctacgaccgctacgtggccatctgcaaacccctgcactacggcaccctcctgggcagcagagcttgtgtccccatggcagcagctgcctggggcagtggctttctcactgctctgctgcacacggccaatacattttcactgcccctctgccagggcaatgctatttaccagttcttctgtgaaatcccccagatcctcaagctctcctgctcacacgcctacctcagggaagttgggcttcttgtggtcagtgtcTGTTtgggctttggttgttttgttttcatcgtggtgtcctatgtgcagatcttcagggccgtgctgaggatcccctctgagcagggacggcgcaaagccttttccacgtgcctccctcacctggccgcggtctccctgcttgtcagcactgcagtgtttgcCCACTTGaagccccccttcctctcctccccatccctggatctggtgacGGCAGttctgtactccgtggtgcctccagcagtgaaccccttcatctacagcatgaggaaccagcaGCTCAAGGATGCAGTGTGGAAACTGATAACTGTTTGCTTTCAGAAGCATTAA